Proteins from one Candidatus Zixiibacteriota bacterium genomic window:
- the rdgB gene encoding RdgB/HAM1 family non-canonical purine NTP pyrophosphatase has protein sequence MIADSHRAPSRLVLATNNAHKIAEIRAILGPLPIRVLTASDFTEFPEPDEIGATMEENARIKALAAFRATGLWSLADDSGLEVDALDGAPGVISARFAGPGCTFADNNVKLLRMMADVPDDRRTARFRCVAALARDAETVELFEGVVSGTITREAHGAGGFGYDPVFFVPELGCTFAEASAEDKNRLSHRGRAFRAAARWLEELVRPGSGG, from the coding sequence ATGATCGCTGACAGCCATCGTGCCCCTTCCCGACTGGTGCTGGCAACCAACAACGCGCACAAGATTGCAGAGATACGGGCCATTCTGGGTCCGCTGCCGATCCGGGTTCTGACGGCATCCGATTTCACCGAGTTCCCTGAGCCGGATGAGATCGGTGCGACAATGGAGGAGAACGCGCGGATCAAGGCCCTGGCCGCCTTTCGGGCGACGGGACTCTGGTCGCTGGCCGATGATTCGGGGCTTGAAGTCGATGCGCTGGACGGCGCACCGGGGGTGATTTCGGCGCGCTTTGCCGGGCCGGGATGCACCTTCGCCGATAACAATGTGAAGTTGTTGAGGATGATGGCGGATGTGCCGGACGATCGACGGACCGCCCGCTTTCGCTGTGTCGCCGCACTGGCGCGCGATGCCGAGACCGTGGAGTTGTTCGAGGGAGTCGTGTCCGGCACAATCACGCGCGAGGCACATGGCGCGGGCGGATTCGGCTATGATCCGGTGTTCTTCGTGCCGGAGCTGGGGTGCACATTCGCGGAGGCATCCGCAGAGGACAAGAATCGGCTGTCGCATCGGGGACGGGCATTCCGGGCGGCGGCCAGGTGGCTGGAAGAACTGGTTCGACCGGGATCAGGGGGCTGA
- the murI gene encoding glutamate racemase: MKDRPIGIFDSGVGGLTVFDALSRAYPAEPLVYFGDTGRYPYGVRSKTVIVEFARQITGFLDHLGCKFIVVACNSASALALEEVVAFSTVDVIGVIEPGAADAVAATRNGRIGIIGTEATINSGAYSRALKRLAPDIDVVARPCPLFVALAEEGFAGKPATRLVAEEYLTPFIADGIDTLVLGCTHYPLLKADIAAVLGPSVRLIDSATAVAHAVSARLVSRNHHREAAESPEHRFYVSDTPGRFQMVGRRFLGRDVAPVEVVDLETLHQYGVAAPVR; this comes from the coding sequence ATGAAAGACAGACCAATCGGCATCTTTGATTCCGGGGTGGGCGGACTGACTGTGTTCGACGCCCTGTCGCGGGCCTACCCGGCCGAGCCGCTGGTGTATTTCGGCGACACAGGACGGTATCCCTATGGCGTCCGTTCGAAGACCGTGATCGTCGAGTTTGCCCGTCAGATCACGGGGTTTCTCGACCATCTGGGATGCAAGTTCATCGTGGTGGCGTGCAATTCGGCCTCGGCACTGGCGTTGGAGGAAGTTGTGGCCTTTTCCACCGTGGATGTGATCGGAGTCATCGAGCCGGGGGCAGCCGATGCGGTGGCGGCCACACGCAACGGCCGGATCGGGATCATCGGCACGGAAGCAACGATCAACTCGGGGGCCTACAGCCGGGCATTGAAACGCCTCGCGCCTGACATCGATGTGGTCGCCAGACCCTGCCCCTTGTTTGTCGCGTTGGCAGAGGAGGGATTCGCGGGGAAGCCGGCGACGAGATTGGTCGCCGAGGAGTACCTGACGCCGTTCATCGCCGACGGGATCGACACCTTGGTTCTCGGTTGTACGCACTACCCACTTCTGAAGGCGGATATCGCCGCCGTGTTAGGGCCATCGGTACGGCTGATCGATTCGGCCACGGCGGTGGCACATGCGGTGAGCGCGCGGCTTGTGTCTCGGAACCACCATCGCGAAGCCGCAGAATCGCCGGAGCACCGCTTCTATGTCTCCGACACGCCGGGGCGCTTTCAAATGGTCGGTCGGCGGTTCTTGGGACGGGACGTGGCGCCGGTCGAGGTGGTCGACTTGGAGACATTGCACCAGTATGGTGTGGCGGCGCCGGTTCGCTGA
- the smpB gene encoding SsrA-binding protein SmpB — protein MADLPAPTVKIIATNRKANFRYEILDTFEAGLVLVGTEVKSLRDGKCNLKEGYARIENGQAWLVGVHIPEYTAGNRFNHDPTRTRKLLLSRRQIRRLGVETQQEGLTLVPLRVYFKGKVAKIELGLGRGKKAHDKREAIVKRETERQLRRTMHRRR, from the coding sequence ATGGCCGACCTGCCCGCACCGACTGTGAAGATCATCGCCACGAACCGCAAGGCGAACTTTCGGTACGAAATCCTGGACACATTCGAGGCGGGGTTGGTCCTGGTCGGGACTGAGGTCAAGTCGCTGCGGGACGGCAAATGCAACCTGAAGGAGGGTTACGCCCGCATCGAGAACGGCCAGGCATGGCTTGTCGGAGTCCATATTCCGGAATACACGGCCGGGAACCGATTCAATCATGACCCGACGCGGACACGTAAGCTGCTGTTGTCGCGACGGCAGATACGCCGTTTGGGCGTCGAGACGCAACAGGAGGGGCTGACCCTCGTGCCGTTGCGCGTCTATTTCAAGGGGAAGGTGGCCAAGATCGAGCTGGGTCTTGGACGCGGCAAGAAAGCCCACGACAAGCGTGAGGCGATCGTCAAGCGCGAGACCGAACGTCAACTGCGGCGGACGATGCACCGGCGGCGGTGA
- a CDS encoding TonB-dependent receptor: MSPTSLPTHPKCIVHSVLLLLAVCLLPATALAARGATGAIAVTVVDDKTGEPLPGASVYLPLLGRGGAADQEGRFRFSGLGSGFYAVEISMIGYIRWRQENVRVRPDTATQLRVRLTATILPLGEEIVVLGERALLDVNEPATRRAVTGAELAQGAGITPMEAVMQQPGVTQVDREVHIRGGRTYETDYTVDGISVTDPFLRQGMAVQLSPRAIERLQVQTGGIGPDNGAASSGLVAIDTRNPETHLTATVTYTTDRLAPSAAGDWNSDGAELSLSGPLNALGLPSVSHDPRLEPGFVLNLGSALTDTHMGSGHPSSSVWGGSRWTPRSEDRYHALIKLSWRVTPHHRLVFLHSGETNIGQDRSVLDTWIRTATYSYGWPYAYARNLQDYDTFTRQANTQQFHWEYRPGENAALTVSAARVFSRLHADANGKSPDLYLPPQDTGPAIVEVTPDSTFFTIQKGDGFYDVGDGDLWYDHYAETQTLKADLRWTPRPNWNLSVGSEGSSGTVQVIDIFRPWIGLGGLNTDYYRAHPASGAGWLQSRFNFQGAVLDVGLRGELWWPGTYLEDAVNDTTLPNITPTMREEFLAHTSTVFGHQAQGWVLPRVGLSFALGPSASLYVSYDRLAQRPNPRYLYAKLKSRSPATFQLFGNPALVPERTTAIEGGIKWLRGPDWALTVSVYQREVKDYIAATVVVPDPDAPETFWYAYANRQSALSRGVELTLEGRVRPTFHATGMLNLARVTGEHSLPSDIWRGRQTRESEVLFEEVRLDWDKPWRVALTAGLTFGGDNRPRILGLGLWRNWDLNVSFWAEAGKRFTPYGDSVTATADTVYFRTGAPNSELGPCWSSLDVTWEKHFKLGHTTLSLVIAATNLLNHRNITLINPVTGDAYRRGEPIPTGDNFFETAPTGYNLPIWDDPAGYDDPLHWLFGVKWSW; the protein is encoded by the coding sequence ATGTCCCCGACTTCGCTGCCGACCCATCCCAAGTGCATCGTGCACAGCGTCCTGTTACTGCTCGCGGTATGCCTGCTCCCCGCGACGGCGCTGGCCGCGCGCGGCGCAACCGGAGCGATCGCCGTGACAGTTGTCGACGACAAGACGGGCGAGCCGCTGCCGGGGGCCTCGGTGTATCTCCCGCTCTTGGGTCGCGGTGGAGCCGCCGACCAAGAGGGGCGTTTCCGCTTCAGCGGTCTGGGCTCCGGCTTCTACGCCGTGGAAATCTCGATGATCGGCTACATCCGCTGGCGGCAGGAGAATGTCCGCGTGCGGCCGGACACGGCCACGCAACTACGGGTCCGCCTCACCGCCACGATCCTCCCTCTGGGTGAAGAGATCGTCGTCCTGGGAGAGCGGGCGCTGCTGGATGTCAATGAGCCCGCCACTCGGCGCGCCGTCACCGGCGCCGAGCTGGCGCAGGGCGCCGGCATCACGCCGATGGAGGCGGTGATGCAGCAACCGGGTGTGACGCAGGTCGATCGCGAGGTCCATATTCGTGGCGGGCGGACCTATGAGACCGACTACACGGTCGATGGTATCTCCGTCACCGATCCGTTTCTCCGCCAGGGGATGGCGGTACAACTGTCGCCGCGGGCCATCGAGCGCCTGCAGGTGCAGACCGGGGGAATCGGCCCGGACAATGGCGCCGCCTCGTCGGGCCTTGTCGCTATCGACACCCGCAATCCGGAGACTCATCTCACCGCTACGGTGACCTACACGACCGACCGTCTCGCGCCCAGCGCCGCGGGCGATTGGAACTCTGATGGAGCGGAATTATCCCTCTCGGGTCCGCTCAACGCGCTGGGGTTGCCGTCCGTCTCCCACGATCCCCGCTTGGAGCCGGGTTTCGTATTGAACCTGGGAAGCGCCCTGACCGACACGCACATGGGTTCGGGTCACCCCAGTTCGTCGGTGTGGGGAGGCAGCCGCTGGACGCCGCGCTCGGAGGACCGCTACCATGCACTGATCAAGCTCTCTTGGCGCGTCACACCGCATCACCGTCTGGTCTTCCTGCATTCGGGCGAGACGAACATCGGCCAGGACCGTAGCGTGCTCGACACGTGGATCCGCACCGCCACCTACAGCTATGGCTGGCCCTACGCCTATGCTCGTAACTTACAGGATTACGACACATTCACACGCCAGGCGAACACACAGCAATTCCACTGGGAGTACCGCCCCGGAGAGAATGCGGCATTGACCGTAAGCGCCGCTCGGGTCTTCTCCCGTCTGCATGCCGACGCCAACGGCAAAAGCCCTGATCTCTACCTGCCGCCGCAGGACACCGGCCCGGCCATCGTGGAGGTGACCCCCGATTCGACATTCTTCACCATTCAAAAAGGAGACGGCTTCTATGACGTCGGCGACGGCGACTTATGGTACGACCACTATGCCGAGACCCAGACACTGAAGGCCGACCTGCGCTGGACGCCGCGGCCGAATTGGAATCTGTCGGTCGGAAGCGAGGGTTCCTCCGGCACCGTGCAGGTGATCGACATCTTCCGCCCTTGGATCGGATTAGGGGGGCTGAACACCGACTACTATCGCGCCCATCCCGCCTCCGGTGCCGGGTGGCTCCAGAGCCGGTTCAATTTCCAGGGGGCGGTTCTCGACGTCGGCCTGCGCGGAGAACTCTGGTGGCCGGGGACATATCTGGAGGATGCCGTCAACGACACGACCTTGCCGAATATCACTCCCACGATGAGGGAGGAGTTCCTCGCCCACACGTCCACTGTGTTCGGCCATCAAGCCCAGGGATGGGTCCTGCCACGCGTCGGTCTCTCGTTTGCCTTGGGACCGTCGGCATCGCTCTATGTCTCCTACGATCGCCTGGCCCAGAGGCCGAATCCCCGCTACTTGTATGCGAAGCTGAAGTCCCGTTCTCCCGCCACCTTCCAGTTGTTCGGGAATCCGGCTCTGGTACCCGAGAGGACCACCGCCATCGAAGGCGGCATCAAGTGGCTGCGCGGACCCGACTGGGCCTTGACAGTCAGCGTCTACCAACGTGAAGTCAAAGACTACATCGCCGCCACCGTTGTGGTTCCCGATCCGGATGCTCCCGAGACATTCTGGTATGCTTATGCCAACCGCCAGTCGGCGCTCTCGCGCGGGGTGGAGTTGACGCTCGAAGGACGTGTCCGCCCGACATTCCATGCCACGGGGATGCTGAACCTGGCGCGGGTCACCGGCGAGCATTCCCTTCCTTCGGACATCTGGCGCGGACGTCAGACACGAGAGAGCGAGGTTCTCTTCGAGGAAGTCCGCCTCGATTGGGACAAACCCTGGCGCGTGGCGCTGACCGCGGGTCTGACATTCGGAGGCGACAATCGTCCGCGCATTCTCGGCCTCGGACTTTGGCGCAACTGGGATTTGAATGTCTCATTCTGGGCCGAAGCCGGGAAGCGATTCACACCCTACGGCGATTCGGTGACGGCCACGGCGGACACGGTCTACTTCCGCACCGGCGCTCCGAATTCCGAACTCGGCCCGTGCTGGAGCTCCCTGGACGTTACGTGGGAGAAGCACTTCAAGCTGGGCCACACGACGTTGTCGCTGGTGATCGCCGCAACGAATCTGCTCAACCACCGCAACATCACGCTCATCAACCCGGTGACCGGCGACGCCTATCGACGCGGCGAGCCGATTCCCACCGGCGACAACTTCTTTGAGACCGCCCCGACCGGATACAACCTGCCGATCTGGGACGACCCGGCAGGTTACGATGATCCCTTGCACTGGCTGTTCGGTGTGAAATGGAGCTGGTGA